In the SAR324 cluster bacterium genome, one interval contains:
- the leuC gene encoding 3-isopropylmalate dehydratase large subunit — MAQTMFEKIWNSHVITEQDGNNILYIDRHLVHEVTSPQAFEGLKMAGRPIRCTGATYAVPDHNVPTKDRDKPIADPISAKQVETLRQNCKEFGITLFDLGDERQGIVHVVGPEQGLTLPGSTIVCGDSHTATHGAFGALAFGIGTSEVEHVLATQTLQQQKPKTMKIEVRGSLPNKVGAKDIILAIIGKIGTAGGTGYVLEYCGEAIRALSMEGRMTLCNMSIEAGARAGMVAPDERTFEYLVNRPYAPKGNEFEQAVNFWKQLASDEGATYDKVVILTAEDILPQVTWGTNPGMVTDIHGQVPDPQQIEGTNQRRAIERALAYMDLKPNTPIAEINIDRVFIGSCTNSRIEDLRNVADFVRGHKVNPKVHAMIVPGSGLVKNQAEEEGLHHVFVEAGFEWREPGCSMCLAMNDDILQPGERCASTSNRNFEGRQGKGGRTHLVSPVMAAAAAITGHFTDPRTL, encoded by the coding sequence ATGGCGCAGACCATGTTTGAAAAGATTTGGAATTCTCATGTCATCACCGAACAAGATGGCAATAATATCCTCTATATTGATCGTCACTTGGTCCATGAAGTCACCTCACCTCAAGCTTTTGAGGGACTTAAGATGGCGGGACGACCCATCCGTTGTACTGGAGCGACCTACGCCGTTCCAGATCACAATGTTCCAACCAAGGACAGAGATAAGCCAATTGCCGATCCCATATCTGCCAAACAAGTAGAAACATTAAGACAGAATTGTAAGGAATTTGGCATCACACTTTTTGACTTGGGTGATGAGCGGCAAGGTATCGTACATGTGGTAGGCCCTGAACAGGGACTGACCTTACCTGGTTCCACAATTGTCTGTGGAGACTCGCATACAGCTACTCACGGAGCTTTTGGAGCACTAGCATTCGGGATTGGGACGAGCGAAGTAGAGCATGTGCTCGCAACGCAAACTTTGCAGCAGCAGAAACCAAAGACCATGAAAATTGAAGTTCGTGGTTCTCTGCCAAATAAAGTGGGAGCCAAGGACATCATACTGGCGATTATCGGGAAGATTGGCACTGCCGGAGGAACTGGCTATGTACTAGAGTACTGTGGTGAGGCGATTCGTGCACTTTCGATGGAAGGTAGGATGACACTCTGCAATATGAGCATTGAAGCAGGTGCTAGAGCTGGAATGGTTGCTCCTGATGAGAGAACCTTCGAATACTTGGTAAATCGTCCCTACGCTCCCAAAGGCAATGAATTTGAGCAAGCGGTTAACTTTTGGAAACAGCTGGCTTCAGACGAAGGAGCTACATACGACAAAGTAGTGATTTTAACAGCTGAAGATATCCTTCCACAAGTGACCTGGGGCACGAACCCTGGCATGGTCACAGACATTCATGGGCAAGTTCCAGATCCTCAGCAAATTGAAGGTACCAACCAACGAAGAGCCATCGAACGCGCTTTGGCTTACATGGATCTCAAACCAAATACTCCGATCGCTGAAATCAACATTGATCGAGTTTTCATTGGTTCATGCACGAACTCTCGAATTGAGGACCTCCGCAATGTTGCAGACTTTGTGAGGGGGCACAAGGTCAATCCTAAGGTTCACGCGATGATTGTGCCTGGGAGTGGGCTTGTGAAGAATCAGGCTGAAGAGGAAGGGCTTCATCATGTTTTTGTCGAAGCAGGTTTTGAATGGAGAGAACCCGGCTGCTCAATGTGTCTCGCAATGAATGACGACATTCTACAACCGGGTGAACGATGTGCGTCGACCAGTAATCGAAATTTTGAAGGCAGGCAAGGGAAAGGTGGACG
- a CDS encoding glycosyltransferase family 39 protein: MRTHLSALALLALNFLIFLVLNQFLNPHPDMLDHWVWSRFLSASYYEHPPMVAFLMRIITTFGGHHETTLEIGAQLVNLAILYLIYRLALSIFHARAALFTLLVLSSMPYFTLGTVFLHITQPFVFCWVIALMLLVRYHLEPHPRWLIFIGIVCGLGALSKFIMLLFYIGLFFHALIYRDARDILKSPWLYMAGVISLTIFSPVIFWNAAHEWISFRFQFGRGMGGEEFGENTFHFLIGHILLFSPLWATVGWLGLTSLKDRFRSGQHPESVILVLSLYPLFFFTIMSLRGSIADPHWTNLFYLGLSILLGQVLSIHWKKYRLALVGAALFINAGLITAAVVNTYDPLYEWEAHELDSPKLLISDGVPEEVINKLEAHHERLYSFEAFEEFLSKHLTDSEIKAYGDQLKKVSHDTFSNRFNQFLQWPETVDEMRKLLVAKGLGDPQYIVSREYQLSSAISFYFPNHPWPHSLEKTERNLWSPREEVKKSAFLFVCALYDCDHSSRVFEKKMGVQLTDLGEVLMRQEGRLIRALRLYSPANLESTQIDPLTTPATSQSR; this comes from the coding sequence ATGCGAACTCATCTATCCGCACTCGCCCTACTTGCGCTGAATTTTCTTATATTTCTGGTTCTGAACCAATTTCTGAACCCGCATCCGGATATGCTGGACCATTGGGTGTGGTCACGTTTTTTGAGTGCTTCCTACTACGAGCACCCTCCGATGGTGGCTTTTCTGATGCGCATCATTACCACCTTCGGTGGACATCACGAGACCACCCTAGAAATCGGAGCTCAACTTGTAAATTTAGCTATTCTTTACTTGATCTATCGCTTGGCACTCTCCATTTTCCACGCCAGGGCAGCTCTCTTTACTCTACTTGTGTTGAGTTCAATGCCCTACTTTACATTGGGAACTGTCTTTCTTCACATCACCCAGCCCTTTGTATTTTGTTGGGTTATAGCACTAATGCTGCTTGTCCGCTATCACCTAGAACCTCATCCTCGGTGGCTCATTTTTATAGGAATTGTCTGTGGGCTTGGAGCCTTATCCAAGTTCATCATGCTTCTCTTTTATATCGGACTTTTCTTTCATGCTTTGATCTATCGAGACGCCCGAGACATTTTGAAATCACCCTGGCTCTACATGGCTGGAGTGATTTCACTCACGATCTTCTCTCCAGTGATTTTTTGGAATGCCGCTCATGAGTGGATCTCTTTCCGTTTTCAATTTGGCAGGGGAATGGGTGGTGAAGAATTTGGTGAAAACACATTTCATTTTTTGATTGGCCATATACTTTTGTTTTCACCACTCTGGGCAACGGTGGGTTGGCTGGGATTAACAAGCTTGAAAGATCGTTTTCGTTCAGGTCAGCACCCTGAATCCGTCATTTTAGTGCTCTCACTGTATCCACTTTTCTTCTTCACCATCATGAGTCTAAGAGGATCGATCGCAGACCCACACTGGACCAACCTCTTTTACCTTGGCTTATCTATTCTTCTGGGCCAAGTACTCTCAATTCATTGGAAAAAATATAGGTTGGCCTTGGTTGGAGCAGCATTATTCATCAATGCCGGCTTGATCACAGCAGCCGTAGTTAACACTTATGATCCACTTTATGAATGGGAGGCTCACGAACTAGACAGTCCAAAACTTCTGATTAGTGATGGTGTCCCTGAGGAAGTGATCAACAAGCTGGAAGCACATCACGAAAGGCTCTACAGCTTTGAAGCTTTTGAGGAATTCCTAAGCAAACATCTCACAGATTCTGAAATTAAGGCTTATGGTGACCAACTTAAAAAGGTCAGCCACGACACTTTCAGCAATCGATTCAATCAGTTTCTTCAGTGGCCAGAAACTGTTGATGAAATGAGGAAATTACTGGTGGCAAAGGGATTGGGTGATCCTCAATACATTGTCAGCAGAGAATACCAACTAAGCAGCGCTATTAGTTTCTATTTCCCAAACCATCCATGGCCACACAGCTTGGAAAAGACTGAGAGAAATCTATGGTCTCCAAGAGAGGAAGTGAAGAAGTCAGCTTTCCTCTTCGTTTGTGCTCTCTATGACTGTGATCACTCTAGTCGAGTCTTTGAAAAGAAGATGGGAGTTCAACTGACTGACCTCGGAGAAGTCTTAATGAGACAGGAAGGAAGGCTGATTCGTGCGCTGAGACTATACTCACCAGCCAATCTGGAATCAACTCAGATCGATCCACTCACTACTCCAGCTACATCTCAATCGCGTTGA